In Paenibacillus sonchi, the genomic stretch GTAACCGTAATAGTGCTTAAGCAGCACCGCCATTCGCTGGACAGAACTCAGCCGTGAGAGCGCATCAAGCACTTCGCTCCACTCCAGATTCCGGCTCTCAAAACGCCAGCGGATGGACCGTACCCCCTCTTCCTGACGTTTCCACTTCATTTCAAGCTTCCATCGGCGCTTCCTGTCAATATACAGCCGGGTAGCAATGGTAATCAGCCACGAGGAAAAAGACGAAGCTCCGTTATAGGTTCCGATCTTCTCCATGCACCTGACCATGGTATCCTGGGCAAGTTCCTCTGCGAGCAAAGGATTCATGGTAGCCTTGACCAGGTATTTGTAGAGAAAGGCATAATGTTCCTGCAGCAGTACAGCCAGCGCGGAAGCATCGCCTTGCTGCGCTCTGATGATCCGTTCGTGCGTCCCGTCGCTCATCTGCTCCTCCATCTGTAGCTTTCATTCATTTGTAATACGGCTATGTATGGTTAATCGTTCATTCGCGGTCTGAATTATTTTGCAGCTCCCATAATCTGCGCCGCCAGGGCTGAATCGCCCCTTTGCCGTGCGGGAAGCTCCAGAAGAGACATTCCTTCTTATCCTGCCCGCCCGTAACAGAAGCCGGCGCTTTATGCGCCTCTTCTTCATGCACTTCCTCTTCAGTATCTTTCATCCATTCCGCCCCCTAAACCCCTTACCCCGAAAAACAGACAAAAAAAGAACGCAAACCGGGATTATTCCACAGTCTGCGTGCTTCGCGAGGTTAAATGTTACATTTAATTAACATTATTCTATCAACTTTGTATTCACTTGTCCATCAGTTTTTTGTTCTAAAATGTCGATTCCGGCAGAAGCGGATCATTACATGGGAACGTAAGGATTACATTGCCGCTCAAAACCGATCGTTGTCCGCGGCCCATGGCCGGGAAATACTCTGACTTCCTCATCCAGGCGGTACAATTTGTTCCGGATGGAATCGATAAGGTCCCGTTCCCGGCCTCCAGTCAAATCGGTACGTCCGACCCCCAGTTTAAAGAGCACATCACCAGAAAAGAGATCACTGCCGCAAAGGAAGCTGACGCTGCCAGGAGAATGCCCCGGCGTATGCATCACACGGAAGGTGAGCCCCACCAGATTAAGCACCTGGCCATCTGCCAAATCATACTCTGCAGGTTCTGTGCTGATGGGCGGCGTAACATCGGGCCACATCAGCGAGCCATTCAGCTTGGGGCTGCCGAGCCATTCGCTCTCTAGCGTGTGTAAGTACACCGGACATTTCTTGGCCCGGCGGATCTCGTCAAGCCCGGCAATATGATCGAAGTGGGCATGGGTCAGCAGAACAGCCTCAATCTCCATTTCCTGGGCAGCGCGCAGAAGAGCCGCGGGATTCGCACCGGGATCGATGATGACACCGCGTCCGGGATCCGCCCCGGTAAGCAGATACGCATTCGTCTGGAGGGGGCCCAGGTTATAGGAACGAATATTAAGCATCGCTTTTTAGAATCCGGAGATCAGGCTGCGCAGCTCTTTGGCAATCACTGCGTGCGACTCCGTTCCTTCCCCGTAAGCTTGGCCCATCGCCTTGCGGACTTCGGCGATTTTGCTCTCATAGTCAGGTGCCTCACGGTCCGGATTCTCCCGCTTGAACTCCCTCATCAGCGATTGCACATGCTCCGGACG encodes the following:
- the sigY gene encoding RNA polymerase sigma factor SigY, coding for MSDGTHERIIRAQQGDASALAVLLQEHYAFLYKYLVKATMNPLLAEELAQDTMVRCMEKIGTYNGASSFSSWLITIATRLYIDRKRRWKLEMKWKRQEEGVRSIRWRFESRNLEWSEVLDALSRLSSVQRMAVLLKHYYGYGYEEIADILQIPSGTAKSRVAAGLNQLRKELSDDEH
- a CDS encoding MBL fold metallo-hydrolase, whose protein sequence is MLNIRSYNLGPLQTNAYLLTGADPGRGVIIDPGANPAALLRAAQEMEIEAVLLTHAHFDHIAGLDEIRRAKKCPVYLHTLESEWLGSPKLNGSLMWPDVTPPISTEPAEYDLADGQVLNLVGLTFRVMHTPGHSPGSVSFLCGSDLFSGDVLFKLGVGRTDLTGGRERDLIDSIRNKLYRLDEEVRVFPGHGPRTTIGFERQCNPYVPM